Part of the Bradyrhizobium sp. AZCC 1721 genome, AAGGTCGAAAACAGCGCCCAGAACGCGTGGTGACGCATCGCGCTGCCGAGCGTCCAGCCGCCGTCGACAAAATCGGGATCGGCCTTTTTCGCGATGTGCGGCGAGCCCGTGGAGAACAGCCGCCATGGCAGCAGCAACAACGGCGGCAGCAGGCAGAGCGCAATGATACCGAACGTCTGGTAGGCGCCGCGCCAGCCGATGTGATCGATCAGAAGCTGCGATGCCGGCAGCAGCACCAGGACGCCCGCTCCGGCGGCGGAATAGACCACCGCCATCGCGGTAGGCAATCGCCGGCCGAACCAGCGGCCGAGCAGGATGGAGTTCGGTACGTTGCCGATGAAGGCGATGCCGATCCCGACGGAGACGCCGACGCTCAACTGGAATTGCCACAGCGCCTGCGCGCGTGACGCCACCAGGAACGCTCCGCCGAGCAGCAGCAGTCCCAGCGAATAGACAGCGCGGGGGCCGTAGCGGTCGAACAGCCGCCCCACCACCGGCGCCGTTAGCCCGCCCGCCAGCCATGTCAGCGAATAGACCGAAACCACTTCCGCGCGGTCCCAGCCGAAATTCTCCGAGATCGGTTTGAGGAAAACCGTAAAGCTCTCGCCGAGGCCACGGCCAAGCAGCGCCAGCGTGAAGCACAGCGCCAGTACGTTGAGCGCCACGCGCCCCGGCTTGAGCGGCTTGGCTGTCGCGTCTCCCTCTGGCGTCTTTTCTTCCATAAGACGCAGGGAGCGCGTTTCCGCTGATGCCCGCAAGCGTCAAAAAGTGAATGCGCCTATGCAAGGCCGAGCTAGATTCTTTGTTTGAGCATGATCTCCGGGCAAACGCTGCGCGTTTGTCCCGAGGGAAAACCGGTATCCACTTTCCGGATCATGCTCTAGGCCGGCTTGAGCAGGACGTGCTTTTTCTTCCCCATGGAAAGTTTGATGACGCCTTCCGGGGTGAGGTTGGACGGTGTGAGCACCATCTTGTCGTCGGTCACGGCGGCATCATTGACGCGCAAGCCACCGCCCTTGATCTGGCGCCGTGCCTCGCCATTCGAGGTCACGAGACCCGCTTTCACGAACAGCCCCAGCACGGCCGCGCCGGCCTCGAGTTCGCCGCGCGAGACTTCCACAGTCGGTAGGTTCTCCGCGATCGCGCCTTGCTCGAACGTTTGCCGGGCGGTTTCGGCGGCGGTGTTCGCAGCGTCGCGGCCATGCAACAGCGCGGTCGCCTCCGTCGCCAGAACCTTCTTGGCTTCGTTGATTTCGCCGCCCTGCAATGCCGCGAGTTTCTCGATCTCGCTCATCGGCAGGGTCGTGAACAGCTTTAGAAATTTCACGACGTCGGCGTCCTCGACGTTGCGCCAGTATTGCCAGAAGTCGTAGGGCGAGAACTGGTCGGCGTTGAGCCACACCGCGCCCTGCGCGGTCTTGCCCATCTTGGCGCCCGACGCGGTCGTGAGCAGCGGCGTGGTCAGCGCGAACAATTGCGGCGTGCCCATGCGGCGGCCGAGATCGACGCCGTTGACGATGTTGCCCCATTGATCGGAGCCGCCCATCTGCAGCCGGCAGCCGGTGCGCCGCGCAAGCTCGACGAAGTCATAGGCCTGGCAGACCATGTAGTTGAACTCGATGAAACTCATCTCCTGCTCGCGCTCGAGCCGGAGCCTGACCGAATCCATCGTCAGCATGCGGTTGACCGAGAAATGCCGGCCGATGTCGCGCAGCATCTCGATCCAGTTCAGTTTCGTCAGCCATTCGGCATTATCGAGCATGATCGCATCGCTCGGGCCGTCGCCGTACCGCAGCACCTTCGCGAACACGCCACGGATCGAGGCCTTGTTGGCCTCGATTTCCTCGATCGAGCGGATCGCGCGCGTTTCGTCCTTGCCGGAGGGGTCGCCGACCATGGTGGTGCCGCCGCCCATCAGGGTGATCGGCTTGTTGCCGCTCTGCTGCAGCCAGTGCAGCATCATCATGGTGAGGTAATTGCCGATATGGAGCGACGGCGCGGTGCAGTCGTAGCCGACATAGGCGGTCGCCTGGCCCTTGGCGGCCAGCGCGTCGAGGCCCTCGAAATCGGAGCATTGGTGGATGAAGCCGCGCTCCTGCAAAATGTTCAGAAAATCTGATTTAAATTTGGTCATGGGCGGGCGCTTTTGATCATTCTATTTTCACTGTAATTGTAACCAGTTGCGGAACCATGGCCGGAACAGGCTGCCGCAAGGCCGGGCGCTGTGGCATTATAAGATGTGCGTGTTTGGCACAAGCTGGTCGTCGTCGGCGGGACGTATCGAGCAGGGCGTTTCAAGGCACAATCGACCATGATGTTGACGGCATTAGGTTTGATGAGCGGCACCTCGCTCGATGGGGTCGACGTCGCTTTGATCGAAACCGACGGCCGCCGGGTGAATGCGCTCGGACCGTCCGGATACCGGCCCTATACCGATACGGAGCGCGGCCTGTTGCGGCAGGCGCTGTACGAGGCCGCCGACCTGACCGATCGCGCGGCGCGGCCCGGCTGCCTGCGCGAGGCCGAGCGGGTCGTCACCTCTGCGCATGCCGAGGCGGTGGCCGCCTTTACCGCGCAACACCGGATGCGCTTCGACGATATCGACATCGTCGGCTTTCACGGCCAGACCGTGCTGCACCGGCCTGAGAAAAAGCTGACGGTCCAGATCGGCGATGCGCTGACGCTCGCCAGGACGATCCACATTCCGGTCATGTACGATTTCCGCGCCGCCGATGTCGAAGCCGGCGGGCAGGGGGCGCCCTTTGTGCCGGTCTATCACCGCGCGCTTGCCCAATCGCTGGACTGGGAGGGACCGACCATCGTGGTCAATATCGGCGGGGTTGCCAATATCACCTATATCGACGGCGACACGCTGATCGCCTGCGACACCGGCCCGGGCAACGCGCTGCTCGACGACCACATGTTCCGCCGCATGAACCAGCGCTTCGACACCGAGGGCCGCACCGCCGCGCTGGGCAGGGTCGATGCGGCCTGGATCAACCGTGCGCTGGAGATGCCGTTCTTTTCGCTGCCCCCGCCGAAATCGCTCGATCGCAACGATTTTGCGGGCC contains:
- a CDS encoding MFS transporter, whose protein sequence is MEEKTPEGDATAKPLKPGRVALNVLALCFTLALLGRGLGESFTVFLKPISENFGWDRAEVVSVYSLTWLAGGLTAPVVGRLFDRYGPRAVYSLGLLLLGGAFLVASRAQALWQFQLSVGVSVGIGIAFIGNVPNSILLGRWFGRRLPTAMAVVYSAAGAGVLVLLPASQLLIDHIGWRGAYQTFGIIALCLLPPLLLLPWRLFSTGSPHIAKKADPDFVDGGWTLGSAMRHHAFWALFSTFFFTAVGMYALAAQIVAYLIDAGFPPLQAATAWGFSGVVLLFGMLGVTQLDAMFGRRPSVLLSYAISIVGIILLWLLQFYPNFWLLGAFVVTFGSMIGSRGPLITSTAMNIFRGERVGTIYGTISIGSGLGSGLGAWAGGLIHDWTHSYNPVIAFALVAVVLGMIPFLVVPALRR
- the tyrS gene encoding tyrosine--tRNA ligase, which codes for MTKFKSDFLNILQERGFIHQCSDFEGLDALAAKGQATAYVGYDCTAPSLHIGNYLTMMMLHWLQQSGNKPITLMGGGTTMVGDPSGKDETRAIRSIEEIEANKASIRGVFAKVLRYGDGPSDAIMLDNAEWLTKLNWIEMLRDIGRHFSVNRMLTMDSVRLRLEREQEMSFIEFNYMVCQAYDFVELARRTGCRLQMGGSDQWGNIVNGVDLGRRMGTPQLFALTTPLLTTASGAKMGKTAQGAVWLNADQFSPYDFWQYWRNVEDADVVKFLKLFTTLPMSEIEKLAALQGGEINEAKKVLATEATALLHGRDAANTAAETARQTFEQGAIAENLPTVEVSRGELEAGAAVLGLFVKAGLVTSNGEARRQIKGGGLRVNDAAVTDDKMVLTPSNLTPEGVIKLSMGKKKHVLLKPA
- a CDS encoding anhydro-N-acetylmuramic acid kinase; this translates as MMLTALGLMSGTSLDGVDVALIETDGRRVNALGPSGYRPYTDTERGLLRQALYEAADLTDRAARPGCLREAERVVTSAHAEAVAAFTAQHRMRFDDIDIVGFHGQTVLHRPEKKLTVQIGDALTLARTIHIPVMYDFRAADVEAGGQGAPFVPVYHRALAQSLDWEGPTIVVNIGGVANITYIDGDTLIACDTGPGNALLDDHMFRRMNQRFDTEGRTAALGRVDAAWINRALEMPFFSLPPPKSLDRNDFAGLKLGDMAPADGAATLTAFTVAAIARVVPLLPKEPKNWIVAGGGARNLTMLRMLRECLAPATVRAADTLGWASDAIEAQAFGFLAARGLKGLPLSYPATTGVPLPMTGGIIARP